A section of the Bacillus sp. HSf4 genome encodes:
- the pstA gene encoding phosphate ABC transporter permease PstA yields the protein MNSKVTDRLATGVFGLIALIISAILVGLFAYILINGVSQINLDFLTSRSSALSSGGGIRDQLFNSFYILVLTMLITVPLGVGGGIYMAEYAPDNKLTDFIRVCIEVLSSLPSIVMGMFGMLMFVNLTGWGYSIIGGALVLTIFNLPVMVRVTEDAIRSVPKEQKEASLALGVSKWHTIKTVLIPGAVPSIITGAILASGRVFGEAAALLFTAGLTTPRLNFADWNPFSETSPLNIFRPAETLAVHIWNVNTQGIIPDAEAIANGASAVLVLSVLVFNLAARWLGSFIHKKLTGNK from the coding sequence ATGAACAGCAAAGTAACAGATCGTCTAGCAACCGGTGTTTTTGGATTGATTGCCTTGATTATCTCCGCCATTCTTGTCGGACTGTTCGCTTATATTTTGATCAACGGTGTTTCACAAATCAACCTCGACTTTTTGACATCGCGTTCCAGCGCGCTTTCAAGCGGAGGGGGCATTCGTGATCAGCTGTTTAACTCATTTTATATTTTAGTGCTGACGATGCTGATCACTGTTCCGCTAGGTGTCGGAGGCGGTATTTACATGGCGGAGTATGCGCCAGACAATAAACTGACCGATTTTATCCGAGTCTGTATTGAGGTTTTGTCATCCCTTCCTTCCATTGTCATGGGGATGTTTGGGATGCTGATGTTCGTCAACCTGACGGGCTGGGGATACAGCATTATCGGCGGAGCGCTTGTTTTAACGATCTTTAACCTTCCCGTCATGGTGCGGGTGACAGAAGATGCGATTCGTTCCGTGCCGAAAGAACAAAAAGAAGCTTCCTTAGCATTAGGCGTATCAAAATGGCATACGATCAAAACCGTTTTGATTCCGGGGGCTGTTCCATCGATCATCACCGGTGCGATCCTTGCGTCAGGGCGGGTTTTTGGAGAGGCTGCAGCATTGCTGTTCACAGCCGGACTGACAACACCGCGATTGAATTTTGCCGATTGGAATCCATTTTCGGAAACGTCTCCGCTTAATATTTTCAGACCGGCGGAAACGCTTGCCGTCCACATTTGGAATGTCAACACACAGGGCATTATTCCCGATGCCGAGGCGATCGCAAACGGCGCTTCAGCGGTTCTTGTTTTATCCGTTTTGGTCTTTAATCTGGCTGCAAGATGGCTGGGCTCCTTTATTCACAAAAAATTAACGGGAAATAAATAG
- the pstC gene encoding phosphate ABC transporter permease subunit PstC — protein MTQQIEKMSAKERLISSKQNRKMDEVRGKILVSTCALIMMAAAISITIFLGNKGLQSFLTSGVSPIEFLTSLDWNPMNDHPKYGALPFIIGSFSVTLLASLIAAPLGIGGAIFMTEIAPSWGRKVLQPVIELLVGIPSVVYGFIGLTVLVPFIGQFKASGSGHSLLAGTIVLSVMILPTVTSISTDALMSLPKNLREGSYALGATRWQTIRKVLIPAALPSLLTAVVLGMARAFGEALAVQMVIGNSRNLFESLLDPAGTLTTIITLNMGHTTYGSVENNTLWSMGLVLLIMSFLFILLIRYLSSRRKL, from the coding sequence ATGACTCAACAAATAGAGAAAATGTCCGCCAAAGAGCGGCTGATCAGCTCCAAGCAAAACCGCAAAATGGATGAAGTTCGCGGAAAAATTCTGGTTTCAACGTGCGCGTTAATCATGATGGCAGCAGCGATTTCAATCACGATTTTTCTGGGAAATAAGGGGTTGCAATCTTTTCTGACTAGTGGTGTAAGTCCGATTGAATTCTTAACCAGTCTAGATTGGAATCCAATGAATGATCACCCCAAATACGGGGCGCTTCCGTTTATCATCGGATCATTTTCAGTGACCCTTCTTGCATCTCTGATTGCGGCGCCGCTTGGCATAGGAGGAGCGATTTTTATGACGGAAATCGCACCTTCATGGGGAAGAAAAGTGCTGCAGCCGGTAATTGAATTGCTTGTAGGCATTCCTTCCGTCGTTTATGGATTCATAGGCCTTACAGTATTAGTTCCGTTTATTGGGCAGTTTAAAGCAAGCGGATCAGGACACAGCCTGTTGGCGGGAACCATCGTCCTGTCCGTCATGATTTTACCGACGGTGACATCCATTTCAACAGATGCGCTCATGTCGCTTCCTAAAAATCTCCGCGAAGGATCATATGCGCTGGGGGCTACGCGTTGGCAGACGATCCGAAAGGTTTTGATTCCGGCAGCGCTGCCTTCGCTTCTGACAGCTGTCGTTTTGGGAATGGCGAGGGCATTCGGCGAAGCGCTCGCCGTGCAGATGGTGATCGGAAACTCCCGGAATCTTTTCGAGAGCCTGTTGGATCCAGCGGGAACATTGACCACGATTATCACGCTGAACATGGGTCACACAACGTATGGCAGCGTGGAAAACAATACGCTCTGGTCAATGGGGCTTGTTCTGTTGATCATGTCATTCTTATTCATTCTGCTCATCCGTTATCTGTCATCCAGGAGGAAACTGTAA